A stretch of DNA from Brevibacillus ruminantium:
CCCATCAGTGTTCGCAAAAGATACAGCCGCCGTCTCTCTCCGCCGGATAGCCGCGAGATCGGCGTCCATTGGAGGTGTGGAGGAAAGAGGAATCGCTCCAGCATCTGCGAAGCCGTAATCACTTCCCCTTCACTGGTGTGCACTACCTCTGCTGCTTCCTTGATGTATTCGATGACTCTCAGCTTTTCATCCATTTCGACATTTTCCTGCGTATAGTAGGCAAGCTTGACGGTCTGACCCACCTCGATTTGACCGGAATCAGGCTCCAGCCTGCCGGCCAGCATATTCAGCAGCGTCGATTTTCCGCTCCCGTTTGGGCCGATAATCCCCACGCGATCCTGGGGCAGGACGATATAGCTAAAATCCCGGATCAACTGACGCGGCCCAAAGGATTTGCTGATCTCCTCGATTTCGAGAACCTTTTTCCCCAGACGGCTGGCCCCCAAAGTCATCTCCAGCTTATCCGCGGGCCCGTCCACTTTCCGATCGCGCAGCTCTTCTGCCCGCTGGACGCGCGCTTTCTGCTTGGTCGTCCGGGCTTTTGCCCCTCTGCGCAGCCAGGCCAGCTCCCGCCGGAGCAGATTTTGCCGTTTGCTCTCCGCAGCCGCTTCATGCTCCTCCCGCTCCGCTTTTTTCTCCAAAAACACCCCGTAATTCCCCTCATAGCTGTACAGCTTTCCGCGATCCAGCTCAAAAATCCGGTTGGTGACACGATCGAGGAAATAGCGGTCATGCGTGACCAGCAAAAGTGCCCCTTTATAACGGGAGAGATACTCCTCCAGCCACTCTACCGTTTCATTGTCGATATGGTTGGTCGGCTCGTCCAGGATCAACAGGTCGGCCGGCTGGATCAGGGCCCGTGCCATGGCTACCCGTTTGCGCTGCCCGCCGGACAGCTCTTGTACCTGCTGGGAAAAATCAAGGATACCGAGCTGGGTCAGAATCATTTTCGCCTGTGTACTGGCCTCCCAAGCATTGGCGGCATCCATCCGGCTTTGCAAGCTCAGCATCCGGGACTGTTTTCGCTCGTCCGCGGGATCTGCCTGCAGCTCTTCCATGGCCTGCTCGTATTCGCGCAGGAGCTGCATCAGCGGAGAATCCCCGTAAAAGACTTGCTCCAGTACGCTTGAATTTTCGGCAAAATGGGGGTTTTGCGGCAGGTATTCGACGCGGAAATGGTTGGCATGGATCACCTTTCCACTATCCGCTGTGTCCATTCCGGCGATGATTTTCAAGAGGGAGGATTTCCCCGTGCCGTTGACGCCAATCAAGCCAATCCGCTGCCCCTCGGCGATGTGAAACGAAATATCGTCAAACAAAACCTTCTCCCCGTAGCTTTTGGAGAGGTTTTCTACTGTCAAGATTTGCATAGCAGTCACCTGATCTTTTGTAGGATAGGCAGTCATTCAGAGAGAATGCGGCCAGATTGTCAAATGTAGCGATAGACGCTAACACACATGGTACCATGTTTTTCGGGTTCGCTCTACCATCTGGGGCTGCCTGTTTTGGCGTTGGATCATCCGCACTTTTTTAGCCAGTCCATCTGCCTCTTTGCCGGAACTTTTACACTACAAACTGCTGTTGGATTCCCTCTTCGTACTCCATTCCCCCACCAGGACTGCCTGCCAGTTATTCGTTTTCCCGTCAAACCGGTAAGACCACTCATCCTTTCGGTGCCATTTTTCTGGTTTTACCACCCAATCTATATTTTACCATATTTTTGTAAATTATCAAAAATATGATTGTAATTTCCCTATCATCCATTCCGATCTGCGATGTAATCCTTTATACTGGGAAATACGAAACGGCAATGAAAAAACACGGTTCGGTTGGTAGTCCGAACATGTGGTGACCGCGTGGCTCTCTTTTGGCCACCAGCCTTGCAGAGCATGCTTCACCATATCAGTAACCTTCCCCCCTCGGGATGTCCGTCTTTGCCGTCATACTTTTTTTGAGGGGGAAACGACATGAAGCTGACTGTGTATCATGACGGTCAATTTTGGGTAGGTGTTGTGGAGGAAATTGACAACGGCAAACTAAAGGCTGGCAAATGGATCTTCGGCTCCGAACCGAAGGACACCGAAATTTTGGAGTTTATCGTACAGAACAGCATTTTCAGTATCATCGACAGGCTTTCCCAGGAAGTGAAGGTGGAAGATCTTCAGGAGCGGAGGATCAATCCCAAGCGGTTAGCGAGACAGGTCGCTCGCGAGCTGAAAGCAAAAGGAATCTCTTCTCACGCCCAAGAGGTTTTGAAGCTGGAGCATGAGCAGAGGAAAAAAGAAAAGCGGGTAACCTCCCGTCAGCAAAAAGAAGAAGACAGGGAACGAAAACGGGAAATCCGGCAGCAAAAAGCAAAAGCGAAGCATCGGGGAAGGTAGGCGCGTGACGATTTGTGTCGATTCACAAAAGACAATGCCCGCTTTATACATAAAGCGGTTGCATGATTGGGTATCGTAAGCAGTAGCGAACAGGTAGGAAAGAGGTGCTCTGCTTGAATACAGAAGATGCAATCTGGACGGCATTGGAAGAAGTGATCGACCCGGAAATCGGAGTGAATATCGTTGATCTCGGGCTCGTCTATGAGGTTGAGGTGGAAGATCAGGGGCATGCGAAAATTGACATGACTCTGACCATTCCCGGATGCCCGCTGGCCGATGATATCGTAAAGAATGTTAAAGAAGCGGTTACGGCCGTACCCGGAATTCAAGAGGTGGATGTTTCACTTGTTTGGGAACCAAAATGGAGTCCGGCCCGAATGAATGACCGTGCCAGAGAGGAGATTCGGGCGCGTCAGAGATTGATGTGAACGCCCGAACTTGCCTTTTGAATGAAAGCAGACTGCCAATCGAGGCAGTCTGTTTTGTTTTGTTCGTTATGTTTGTTTCGTTTTTACGTTCTGTTTAGCTTTGTGCAGTTTATCTTTTTACTTTCTCGCCCATTTGAAGGTTGGAGTATTACTCCCCAGAATCTCCCAAACTCGGTCGAAGTCCCAGCCTGCAAACGTTCCTTGGTTCTGCATCTGTTCTTGTGATTTTGGCTCCCCTTTGCCGGTGTCTGATAACCCGCTCAGGGTCTGGTTGTAATAGGAACTCTCTACCTTCCCCATGTTGTTGCTTCCGACGAGTCCCCCTTTCCTTTCAGCGTTGCTGTCAACTTTCCCTGCTACGAATGATTCCTGGATGGCTCCAGGGAATCCATTTATTCCAGCGTTCCCTCCGACAAGGCCCCCGATATTTTGAGATCCTCCGGTCACTTCCACACGAGCGTATGACTGCTTGATGGTTCCGAAATTCCCGCCGACCAAACCACCCAAATCGGTGCCATTGGCCTCTGCCTGACCTTCGGCATAGGATTGTTCAATCGTTCCCTCAGATGCTCCGGCAAGACCGCCAATGCTTGTTGTTCCCTCCACGCGCACGGATGCGCTCGACTGGGACACTGTTGCCCCTGCGCGGATGCTTCCAACGAGTCCGCCTATTTCCCGTGAATTCCAAGCATTTTCGGAAGCTCGCCCTTTTACGTTTCCTTCTTTCACATGTACATTTGTCACGCTGCCACTCTGGAGCGAGCCAGCCAGTGCCCCTACGGAAATTTCGCCGGTCACTTCAACATTTTTCAGTGTGAGGTTTGAAAGCTTGGCGCTTGACCCGCTTACACTGCTAAACAATCCAACATGTGCCACTCCTGCCCGTTTTATGGTTAAACGGGAAATGGTATGCCCTCTGCCGTCAAAAGTTCCGGAAAACGGTTGGCTGTTTGACCCGATCGGGTTCCACTCGTTTCCACCCAGATCAATATCTCCGCCCAGGATGTAGTGGGCAGACAGATTGTTCCTCACCTTATCCAGTTGTTCCGGGGAGTTGATCACGTAGGGTTCTTCCTTGGTACCTTCTCCACCTGCGAAATCCCCCATGAAGTCGATCGTATCACTATCTACCTTTTCCAAGCCCGCTGCGGTAAAGGAAAG
This window harbors:
- a CDS encoding ABC transporter ATP-binding protein; this encodes MQILTVENLSKSYGEKVLFDDISFHIAEGQRIGLIGVNGTGKSSLLKIIAGMDTADSGKVIHANHFRVEYLPQNPHFAENSSVLEQVFYGDSPLMQLLREYEQAMEELQADPADERKQSRMLSLQSRMDAANAWEASTQAKMILTQLGILDFSQQVQELSGGQRKRVAMARALIQPADLLILDEPTNHIDNETVEWLEEYLSRYKGALLLVTHDRYFLDRVTNRIFELDRGKLYSYEGNYGVFLEKKAEREEHEAAAESKRQNLLRRELAWLRRGAKARTTKQKARVQRAEELRDRKVDGPADKLEMTLGASRLGKKVLEIEEISKSFGPRQLIRDFSYIVLPQDRVGIIGPNGSGKSTLLNMLAGRLEPDSGQIEVGQTVKLAYYTQENVEMDEKLRVIEYIKEAAEVVHTSEGEVITASQMLERFLFPPHLQWTPISRLSGGERRRLYLLRTLMGEPNVLFLDEPTNDLDIQTLSILEDYLETFPGAVITVSHDRYFLDRTVDHLFAFEGEGQIRPFTGNYSEYLEIRRTELEQEAAEKRKVEKKEAADNAGAADDKSPSGRGGNRTRKLSYKDQKEWDAIEGKIAALEARSEQLKQEIALAGSDYGKIEKLYAEEQQVASELEATIERWTELSLLVEELEQGK
- a CDS encoding YjdF family protein codes for the protein MKLTVYHDGQFWVGVVEEIDNGKLKAGKWIFGSEPKDTEILEFIVQNSIFSIIDRLSQEVKVEDLQERRINPKRLARQVARELKAKGISSHAQEVLKLEHEQRKKEKRVTSRQQKEEDRERKREIRQQKAKAKHRGR
- a CDS encoding metal-sulfur cluster assembly factor, coding for MLCLNTEDAIWTALEEVIDPEIGVNIVDLGLVYEVEVEDQGHAKIDMTLTIPGCPLADDIVKNVKEAVTAVPGIQEVDVSLVWEPKWSPARMNDRAREEIRARQRLM